CACCTCCTCGAAAGCTTTTTGAAGgtcatttattttttccttccCATACGGCGGATTGTTTTTTCGCCATTTAGCAATTTCATGACGGCATTTACTAATTTTTCCTACAATGTTCCCCATATGTGCTTCATTATCCTCGGACCAGAGACCTTCATGGCCTATCCAACGCTTATCAAACCGAAACTGTCCTTTCCTTCTGACCACTTTATCTTCCATATAGGCTACCACTGGTCGGTGGTCAGATGCTACCATCCCGAGATATTTTGTGTAAGAAAATGGAAACAATGTATGCCAATCTTCATTTGCCAGCGCTCGAAGACGACATCTAACTGTTACTGCCCCTTTCCCTCGTCTTCCTTGCCATGACAGTTTATTTACCCGCGACGGAAATTCTAGTAAGCCACTGTTTCTAATCATATTGTTGAAAGGAACAAACGAGTCTGCACTCCTTAAAGAACCTCCATCCTTCTCCTGATTTTCTAGTAATCTCATTGAGATCACCAATAATAAACCAGGGTTCCGATCTCGAAAGCCCATATCTTGTCAATATTTCCCACACTTGTTCCCTTAATTTTTGAACCGGATCTCCGTAcacaaaaatttttttaaaaatttttttttccaagaacCACTGATTCCACATCTATCATTTTGTTACTTGAATATAATATCTTGACTTGATATTCATTATTATAGAAAAGAGTCAGTCCACCACTTCGTCCAATTGGTTCCACCGTAACCATGTTCTTAAATCCAAAGTGTGATTGAAAGTCTTGTACAAACTCTAACTCATGTTTTGTttcagataaaaataagaaatctggTCTATGTTTATGTCATATCTCTCTGAGGTAGCTTATAGTACATTTACTGCCTGCTCCTCGGCAATTCCAACTTAGAAAAgtagaaaatatagaaaatgattTTAATTAACTATTGGAAGCTAAAATTAATGAGTGGCATGCCATTGTAAATAAATTGGTAAATCAAGGACATAATCCTAGTAAAGattttgctttaatagtataaattgatacaaatatattaacaaaacACAATATTGTTATCATGCACAATCACATTTAGTACTGACTGCTCCGCATTTCATATCTTCTCTTGATTGAAAATTAACATTTATCATGCACAATCACATGTAGTACTGACTGCTCCACATTCCATATCTTCTCTTGAttgaaaattaacatttttgaaattttgtgtaAATTGGTTATATTTCTAAACAATAGCCAGTattgaaattaattttaaaaactatctatgctattatttgcaaagtgatttttttggatttgagctctcacgttaaaagttaaagCAACTAAAGTCAATGataccattaatgaatttttatatataacttattatataattaattaaaaacaaattttgcatcaacaatatcaaatttatatgttatattagataattcattaggaactaatataataaaattgtcaaaaataaaaacattctttaaaacaagataattcttatatatattgtgttgttatccggaaataatatttctactataaagttaaaaaaatgatttataaaataattaattagacaaaaaaaatatttctatagagattttctaaaatatttctataCGTGagtctttttaaaattttaataacataatatatatatatatatatatatatatattggtgaaaaatttttcatatataaatagtttgatgtttgatttaaaatttttgacaacataaacaataaatatttttgaataaataaaacataaacttaTTTTATTGTATCCGTAAAAAGATTATACTcgcatgtgcgggcaaaacacctagtatatAATTGATTACAGATAACTTGATGACTGATAAATCAATTATGAGAATTGGAAAGctcaatatttataaattaacaatGGAATCAATTTCTTAAAACATGATAACATAAAGAGATAGTATATGAGCTTATATTTTACAAACAAGTTTAATAttcaaaagtaataaaaataatgaattgtTTAGTCGAAAAGAAAAGGTTATCACAAATTCTTCAAccataatttcatattttatattaattttgcaTATTATGCATGTGGAGATTTTCCATAACACCTTTTTTGAGCAACCCGTAACTAGGGATGTGCCAAAAAAACGACCCAACCAGATCCAAACCGATCCAACGGAATccaaaccgatccaaaccaaaccaaagtatATGTTTAACCAGGTTCAAGATTTTATCAACCTaaatggttcggtttggtttgattttaaaccgaaccaaaccaaaaaatcgaagtattttttctttaattagattaattatatatataccaataatattaaaatttaatatagttaacCTTTTAGCCTAAACAACTtaacataattttatacatttcacttttaaataaatagaataaacacaactaaaaataaaataaaagaatatgaatatgaatctcATACATTaacatcaaaaaaattattttatcatatttatattatgtttgaagataataatttaaaattattgaattacattttttacatatttattgtgATGTTTGATTTTACGTTTAAATATGAAGGAAATAATGATTTAGTATTAAATGAtggtttgtttatgtttttataaatcatatttttgtaatGGAACTATAACATAACTAAAAAATCAATTCAATTTaactgaaaaatacaaacaaaaccaaattaaatTCACCAAACACAAGCCAAACTGaagtaaaaccaaaccaaacacaaaccgaaccgaaataaaaccgaaccaaactgaaCATAAACCAAACTATACTAATTTGGGTTAATTTTGGTTCAAGTTTTGTTAGACCAAATAACCctaacccaaacccaaacccaaaccgaactCGTGATTAAACCGAAATGGCCACTCCTACCCGTAACACCTTATATATTCTAAGTTCAACAACCCTTCTCAATTATTATATCGATTATATAGTTTCCTTTGCAGATCAATAGAGTTGGAAAActattcttattatatataatgcTCCAAAGTTGTATTTTGCAGTTACCTCTACATCTAGCCAACAGAAACAAAGGTCTTGATTCATCGTAAACTTATATGAACCATATCGTGGATGTGTTGGCCCAAAGATACGTATTACAGTATTAGCGACAGTATTTGTTTAGTACTTCGTTTTAATTATATTCAACTTTATGAGGAAAATATTTACTTAGGAGAATTAGAATATCTattcttttagaaaaaatatctGAGGTCGATATCACAATTAGTATTCCACTAGTAAGTGCTTAAAAGCTAATCATGAAAAGTAGGATTAATCACTATCGCAAATAGATTATAAATCTCGGTGTTCATCATTGCCGTTGTATCTATTGGACACCTGGTTATGGAGttaaaatactttatttattcaaataatcTGTCTTCGTACTTTCAACGGTCGATATTTTTagattctcttctctcttttcttcaaCCTGaagtttaaaaacatttaaataaaagtaattaaaCTGAAACAATGAACTAAGGATATATATGTCATTTACTTAGCGCAGACTGATCATCGGTGGCCCTTGGCTTCCGCCAATTAACAAACCGTCAAGATTTCTTCGTATTTGACGACTAACAGGTGGATGGTTCTGCTTTGTCCATGTCAGCAAAGACATTGGGTCCGTTGTGTGGGGCTCACAAGATGATGAAGCAATAttgatgtttttaaaataaaattttgtttttttataaattttattgtcAAACAAACAGAATCAAGATTCATAAGAAACATACATCAATGCTCAATTTTTGCTTATTTTATTCTTCTTGATTTGGACTTTGCCAGTCCACGATAGCATATTCGTCCCACACTAGAACTCACTAATATCAGtccttaataaaatattatattaccaTGGAAAATATCACCCATATGCATATAATTATAACATGAAACAAATTTTCGGAAGTCCACACAAAAATTATTGCTAATTGCCCGAAATGAGAAGCAAAAATATTCTGATAAAGACGTTCTTCAGTAATATCATCAGTGAGGAAGGTCAGAGCGAAACCTAGATAGAACGCGGAGCGCCGGCCCCTTAGCCGATACAGTTACCATGCTTACCAGCTCTTACTTGCCGCTTCTAGATGGGAGGTAGGCGAAGGTAGCTTGCTCGATGAACGCCTAGGCTACCTCCACTCCACATGTTATTCGCGAAGAAAAAGGAGGAACGATGTTATTTGGAATATTGGGATGGCATATATCAATTGTTAGAATCTTTTTTTAGTATCAGCATAAACAAATTTGATTAAGATTCTGCTAACAAAACATGACACTCTAAATCTATGAAAACAAATTAGGACGTCTGTACTCGAGCATCATCTGCAAGACTATCTGTCATTATATTTAGAGTTCCGGGAATATGCATGATCGAGAATGTTAATAACACTTCTTGATCCGTTGTATTTTCTCTATTTGATCATGCAAGATCAAAGTAAATAGCATTGGagttttgtaaatatttgaGGATTGATCAAAGTGAATAGTATGAggttttgtaaatatttgaggattatatttttttctcaattattagattttattagtttatgaaCTGTTAAATGATTAGTGGGTTTAcacaaatttattaaaactcaaataattAACCAAAGTAATCAAAATCTGATACTACAATAATAATTATCAACATtagcaaaaataaattaattttaccaAATTTAAACTACTATacaatttcagaaaaatattgtGACGAAGGTGAATGCTTTGTAAATTCAAACAAAGCAACTAAACAGTccataaattataattataattaaaataacaaataaaatacacaaaaaaataaaagctaaaactaataaaaatattaccaaaCTAATTATACTTTAGTTTTTCGTAAATATCATGTCCGCACAAAAGCGCGGGTGAACCAGCTAGTATGCATATAATTATAATGATGTTATTTGGAATATTGGGATAGCATATATCAAAATATCTTCTACAGttagtatttataatattaCTGAATGCTCAGACCTTGTTGCGTTTTGCAAAAACATCTACACAATTTTGTGAATTCGAAGAGATCTAAACTAATTAAGTATGAATTTCAGCATCTTTGTATCTAATTATATCTCGAGAttcaaatattttgtgtatatttttttttactaaatattttgcGTGCATTCTGTTAAGCTTAAATACGTACgtagagaaaaaataaaattaccaaacatattgaaaatattccatgaaagtaagtaaatatatcAAACCATATATGCATGCATAACTTTCCAACGTGCTTCTGACGGATTGATCGTGTTTAATCCGatctaaataaaaactatacACGTGTAATTTGTTTGCTAAAACATCTTTTAATCATGTATGCACGAATAACTAGTGGGGTAATGTACATGGTAGATTTCATGGAAACTGTTTAGTGGTTTTAAATATTCACGTAATTATTTCgtgaaattttttaaagataCGATACGACCATTAACATTTTAAAGAGACGTGATACAGTTAATTGCCATGAAATAATTTGTCGGACTTGGGTAACATTTTAAGGCCTCGTGGGATTAGTCTTTTAAGACTATAAAATCTTCGGAATCTCAacggttataaaaaaattaaaaaaaatatttaatatgttgaCTTACGTGATCACATATATCGATAATTGTAATTATAagaaattttatcattttttctaGTTATTAAATTTTGGTTATGTGTTATGTAGCAATAGGTGGAGAAGGTGAAATATAACACACGAATGAACCGGTACAATTGatataaacaattaaattatttaaagtaCTAATTCTTTAGTTTTTATCATATGATGACAAGTTAGGCAAGATTGTTTTGGGTGAAATTTGGACGCGAAGACAATTACAGTACTTGTTTCCAATTAATTGGGAAATAATCAACAACAATATATTCGACATTCTAACAAGGGTTCGTAcatatttataatcttttattatTACAATCTTAGCTAACTCGTCTATTCGTCGTATGGTCTTAATACTAACTAATAGAAACAATtctacattttataaattataactgATTTTTCAACAGAGGGGATATAGTTCAACAACCAATAATTAAGAAATAACGAGAAGATTAGATTACAAATAATTAAGAAACGAAAATGTATACTAAGCAAAATGAGATGAAACCAacattttaaccaaaaaaaaaaaacgaaacctGTTTTGAATGAATTAATTCCTGCGATTTAAACATTTTGAGATGcctttttgttctgttttgcaaattaaatgttttttaacaGATTAATGAAacgaaattctttttttttaacaaatgaaAGATGTATTAACACAAAAGTGAAAGTTGtagtaaacataaataaaataagttattcataaaaaaagaaactgccaattcataaaaaaagaaactgCCAAGATCCATCGAGTGGAAGACGACATGATTTTAACAGATTAATGAAACgaaattctttttttaacaaatgaAAGATTAACACAAAAGTGAAAGTTGTagcaaacataaataaaataagttattcataaaaaaagaaactgccaattcataaaaaaagaaactgCCAAGATCCATCGAGTGGAAGACGACATGATTTTGACCGAAAATGAAAATGacactataaaaataaaataattaaaaaatatttggaaataacaAGGAACCACCAATTCTAGATCTTAGTGGtatacatagtttttttttggtaaactacatattataattaaaaatatttttttacatattatatattagctCCTCTGGTATGTTTGCCATGTGTTTTCGTATACAATCACTATTCTTtcaacaagaaaatataatattttaaaaaatgaaatagcCTTTCTAACTCACATTTTAAATGATTTGATAGGAATGAATAGAATAACTAAAATTAGGGTGGTTGTATATTAGTTAGGGATGCATTCAATTTAGTATTAAAAATATCAGTAagattatttgcgaagtaattttTTACATTCGAGCTATCACGTTAAAGTCAATAAtatctttaattaatttttatatataattaaaaacgaatttatattattaatataagtctaaaaaatataattcttatatattatattgttatcttaaaataatattttctattataaaaatttaaaattaagattatataatttataattaaatattaatcaagtaaaaaatttgtattaagatattttctaaaatatttctaatatgtAAGTGTTCTTAAATTTCAAcacaataataaacatatatatatgttttaatgaaatttttttgtcatatataaataatttgatgtttgatttaaaaattttaaaatataaataatattttatcatgctttttgaattaataaacataaactAATAGGTATTCATAAGAAGTTTGtgtgaattaataaaataattttaattaaaacattaCTCATTCACAAATAAACCATAAGATTTATATCTTCAAATTTACAACTAACTCCATTACTTCAAAAACTTCAGTCATATAAATctcataaaatttattatttcaaaaaatttagtaacactatattttaaaatacaatttaaaatcacaagttcaaaaaaaaatttccttacAACAATCAAATTCATAActttataataaagtttttttaatttaatacaaATTACTCCATATCTCATAGTGAATACACAATTCTAGAAATTGGGTCAGGTGACTTGAGTAACTTTTGTAACCGAgtaaaatataagtatattCATGGCTAATTTTGACTAAATTGATCTCATTAAGGTCATTTCATAtgtttaaattctataattcaATGTCTTACACTTAGTACCCATATAATGGATGGTAGTATAGTACGCGTGACgccaaaacacacacaaatataATTCATACATCTATAGTGATGTTTAATAACTTTCATAATAGGGAGAagcaattatataataaatttgcaGATGATgtggtatatataatataatatcatATAATCACAAACTAACGTTAGACCATGACAATAAACATAATTGAGGAGAATATATTTGACCATTTCGCTGAAGACTATTTTGGATTCTAAACTTTACTTCATACATGAACACTTAAAATGAATAACTTGTTCATGTAAGAAATGAATAACTAgttactacaaaaaaaaaaaaaaaactgtagtaAACAATGTGATTTGCTTCCAGTGATTTTCTGGTTTTCATACATTAGTAAAATcttaaattgaaatttttttgttattttaatatgttctCAAAGCTACGTTGCCTTTCGTGATGCTGCGGGGTATGGATGCCCCACATCAATAAGAACCAGTCAACTCTTTAATTTCCGCTTAATTAACGTTAACACAATcccctatacattaaaagagaagtccctttagtgatttctgctgacGTGGCAATCACAGAGAGCTTCTCAGAAAAATTCTTATAATTCTACTGgttgattttttagattttttttttattcactcGCGTACGAGAAGTGGAAAATGCCGTCGTATTTTTCcgaattttcttcttcttttttttttattcaatcgCGTATTAGATGAGTTTGAAACCGATGAAGACGGTCCGAGCAGATGGGTTTACTTCTCGACACTCTGAAGACTCAATCAGATCAATGGCGGCAAGAAGCGACGAGCAGATGagtttctttctctccaccaTCGATCAGATCGACGAGGTGAAGTTTGTCGATACTCTCGGAATATACAGAGTTTTTGGTTTCTCTGATTGGATTCGATAGCGATTATCGTCAGCTGAGATTGAATTAAGATTTACTCACCATCCGATTTAATTTGTAAGATAGAAACTACGATCTGCTTATTAACATTTTGATACTTTGTATCTAATTGAGTGATTAATCTGCAGAGATCGAAAGGTTGAAGAAGCTACATACATAATCGTTAAACAACTTCGTTGACCAGGTATTATTAAGGtcttttgaagtttttctaCCTATCTGTTTCCTGCTGTTGAGTTATTGATTCTCTTAAACTGGTTTAACATTCAGCTTGAGCATCGAACTAATTGCCACGTGAAGAGAAGTATTTTCGCGGACTGTCTCCTGATGTGAACCTTTGAAGTAGAAATGTAAGATTCTCTTCTCCTTACTAACTCAACAAGCATTTAGACAGTGATAGATTGGTTTGTGATTCAGGCTGTGGGAAATTGCTGAGATTTTCAAGTTTGGTTTTCTGTTTCATTAGCAAGATTAAGAGCTTCACATTACTTATTTAGTCAGTCTGTTGCAAACCTAATTGCATGTCCTTTTATATTCTTTGCACTGGTTATAAATAGCCAGGCGCTTGAAGATTCTGTATGTAGCTTCGGTTCCCACATTTTCACTAGCTGAGATGAAGCTGAGAATGAGGTAATATTTGACTCATATCTTCTTAATTAGCTTTAATTATCTTAGGAGAGAAAATATGTCTTTAGCCTATATAGAAAAGCCCAAAATTATTGTCGATTTAgttaagcccatatatataACTAGGGGAATAATAATTAGATATTTAGTTTAGACTTGCGCAAAATTGTtaacaaatacaaatattaataactttccttattattcacaCGGTAAACTTGCGCcggttgatatcatatttattacattacttgcgcaagttaaaatcataacatatgcaaatcactttttgacaatacacatttatatctttctttaaacgatttcattatttattaggAGTCattaatatgataaataaatcgactttatatatataggagacacccaaggttttaaaatacaaacattctgCTCTTACAAGAACAATGGCAATGGTGCGAGCCTCCAAAAACATTGTTTCTAATGTTAGAGAATTAAAACCCCGTAAAGATACGTCGCGTATTGAAGTTAGGATTGTTCGGTTGTGGAGAAACtataacaaagaatcaggaaacaCCATTGAAATGGTTTTTGTTGATAAAGAAGTAAGTATAAATCACACAAATGCATTTTTTTGTTGGCATGGTTTATTATTCATTTCGAGATATATACTTATTCTGCGTTTATAAAACTCTTATCATTTATAGAGTACTGACGCATTACTTTTATATGACCAATCAGGGGACAAGAATTCATGCTTCAGTTGGTGAACAACTCATCAAAAAATTCGATGACAAGCTATGCGAGGGAGATGCGATTGTCGTCCAGTTGTTCAAAGTGTACGATGCTATTGATGAATACCGTACAACGCCACATCCGTACAAAATTGGCTTCTTTCAAACAACATTTGTTGGAAAAGCTGATGATTTTCCAAGTGCAGTTCCCAAAAAATATTTCGCGGACTTCTCCGATATTCTTGGTGGAAATCTTGATCATAGCTGTTTGGTTGGTGAGTCAGTTTCTTACACAGTTAAAGAGTCTGTCACTTTTGTTATACTTGTTCCTGATTTGACGCTTGTTTTTGTTATGTAGATGTGGTTGGCCAAATAGTTAACTTCGGATCTctggaaaacaaaataataaaaggaaaGGATAACATGAGGCTCTTGATTGAGTTGCGTGACCCAAAGTAAGACTAAGTTCTTAATCGTAGTAATAATTTGTCTAGCTAAACATCTATAATCTATATTTAACTTAAGTTTATATTATACAGTAATGTGAAGATGATGTGTACTCTGTGGGGTTGTTATGCTAAACAAGTATACGATTACAGTAGGAGTAACATGTCCACCATGATTATTTGTGATATCAGATTCTGTTCTGTTAAAGAGTGGAAAAGTATATAATATTGTTTCAATTTGTGGAAAACTATTACTCGCATAACATATTAATAAGATCAAGATACTTTGTAGGTGCTTACTCCATATCTAGCGGGTATAATTCAACCCATATTTTGCTCAACCCAACACTTGAATTTATTGAGGAATTCAAAGCAAGGTACGTCTCCTGCGTCTTACGTGCCAGACCTATTGAGGAGTTCAATAcatctagatttttattttaatttttgaacgTCATTTTTAACTGAaacgtttttaaattatgtgtgATTATTTGATTTGGCAGTCTTCCTGATGATTCACTTGCTCTTACAAACAACGATAGTAGCCAATGGTCTGTTGGTACTGCTACATCTATTCGTGCCAGGTTTTTTGTTCTTAATGAGAGGCTGGCCATAAGAGAGATCATTGATAGTACTCTGGTATATAGACTACACCCttcactttttaattttttacacaTGAGTATGAGAAATAAGTTATCAATGCTTTTAACATATTGTCATTGACGAATAGGTTGGCACTTTTGTCACTCTGGGGACTATAGAAACAATccctgttcgaaaacgcggccAAATCGGACGATTACGCGCCACCGAGGCGCTTGGCGGTGGTGGGCCGTGGCGATTCCGCCATAGTCGGCAAGAAAATCGGAgcctgcaattttttttttttttttctttttgaatgatCAAAATCGTGTGTTTAGTGGTAGATTTATGTAATTGGGACATAAACAATATGAAATCACATAAAACTTTGATGATGTAGGGGAAAATGAACGTGGGCGGCCATGAAAATTGCTTGAGATgtcgaaaaccctaaaaaaatttGGGGGAAGAAGATGAGTTATTTACATTTATGCcactcattaaaaaaaaaaaaaaaacaacaacaaaatgagGCAAGCGCTATTCTAACCTGGGTGATGAGGATGATGTCTAGAACTTTTACCACTAGACTACTATAACATACCTGTACATTTCTCACAAACTAGAAAATATAACACTATATACCCGACAATTGTAAAAAAGTACATAAAACTAGGCCCCGCGTACTCCCCGCGTACTCTCCGATTTTTCGATAACTCGCTAGGCCCACAccgaccgcccgactagcgcctagcgtagtCTTGAACAGGGGAAACAATTGATACTAAACGTGGCTGGCAATATTTAAGTTGCAAATACCACAACAAAAAAGTGATGCCTACAACCAAAGTTGATGACAATGAACGGCCCTTGTTCTTCTGCAATACATGTGATAAAGAACACAGTGATGTCATTTCCAGGTATTGTGCGGGTTAGATATACACACATTTTAGTTAGGTAGATACTCATGGAAATAGTCTGTgacgtttatttatttttgttttcaggttcaaaTTAATTGCTCATGTTAAGGACGACAGCGGTGAgactaattttcttttgtttgatgCTAATGCTCAACAAATTGTGCGTCATTCTACCGCTGAACTCTATGACGAGGTACTTTTAGTAATTCCTATTTACATCAATTAACACCATAAATTGAAACGTTGTGTTATCTCTATGTAATTGtagaaagaagatgaagacttcTTACCAAAAGCAGTTAGCGATCTCTTTGGTAAGAGAGTCCTTTTTGAGATTTCAGTTGATGCTGATAACATCAAATGAAAGAGCTCTCAGTATGTTGTTCGATTGGCTACTGATGACCGTGAAATGGTTGAGGAATTTGCTGATTTGCCTCCTAAACCGGTATTACACTGCTTATAATTGCGAATAATTGGATTGTTACATTAGCATAATATTGATTCGATTAAATCTGTCTCTTGCAGGTCCTAATGTTGGAGTCCGCAGATGATATTTCCTCTGGTTCTGGTGGTTTTACAGCAACTCCTTTGTCCAAAAGAAAAAGCGAACAAGATGAAGACAGTTGCCTTAAGGATCAACACTCTGTTAAcaagaaactctctcaaaagaAATTTAAGGGCGAGTGATCTGtccctttttttaaaaattgttcttTCTATTGTTATGGCTGTGTTTTTGcatcattttttaatttggtcTAAGTACCTTTGTCTTTGgttttgtttaagatttggTCTAAGtacctttgttttttttgcttttgtttggattaaaacttttaaaagttcCAATCTAAACCAGATCTCCATTTCTTTGGTTGGTTCTGACATTTTAAGATTGTATTTATGCCAATCGGTAATGTTTAAGAATCATTACATTCGTAAAATGATTATCGAACCGATACCCCTTTGCTAGGCTTTTATTGGCATAAATACAATCTCAGCCCATTTGAAATAccgaataacaaaaaaatgtaaccgAAGTTTTACTAATCTTAAAATGATTATCGAACCGATCCCACTTATTAGGCTTTTATTGGTAGTAATACAATCTCAGCCCATTTGTAATACGAAGCTAAAAACCAAATTAGGCCCGAATATTATTTAAGCCCATATATTtgtctattattattattttgactttGCAGCGGATTTTCTCCTTAATAACTAATACTATACAGACGATTCTTTGTAATAGCAAAGAATAGACTATTATTTGTAATAACTACTACTTTGTAGACATTTTTTGGGGATTTAATCAAACATTTTTGGGGATTTAATCAAACATTAATCATACGGGCTTACAATATGATGTTCTCTTTCACATCTCTTGGGGGGAAGATAGATCATTCTATTAACAATGGTCGTGGACCATTTGTTTTCCGAATGTCCGGTGAGAACTATCATCGTATTGGTGATATAGTTCCCGAGCCTGGACAAGCTCCGAAATTTTCCCAGCTCTATATCATTGATACTTTAAATGAGATCAAAAATAGACTTGACGCTTATGCCGGGTAATTTTCTTCATTATATGAACTTACTATGATTATATTGTACAGACTGTAGTATGGTCGACGTTTTGTtaacttatattaaaaattaaaaaaaactttgcaGGTCTGACAGAGCTGCTGCTAAGAAACTAACAGAACCActtgttcttcttctgaagAATATGTTAGATCAGTGTAACCCTCATGTCAAGGCTTTTAGG
This region of Brassica napus cultivar Da-Ae chromosome C5, Da-Ae, whole genome shotgun sequence genomic DNA includes:
- the LOC111209579 gene encoding uncharacterized protein LOC111209579, whose translation is MAMVRASKNIVSNVRELKPRKDTSRIEVRIVRLWRNYNKESGNTIEMVFVDKEGTRIHASVGEQLIKKFDDKLCEGDAIVVQLFKVYDAIDEYRTTPHPYKIGFFQTTFVGKADDFPSAVPKKYFADFSDILGGNLDHSCLVDVVGQIVNFGSLENKIIKGKDNMRLLIELRDPNLPDDSLALTNNDSSQWSVGTATSIRARFFVLNERLAIREIIDSTLVGTFVTLGTIETIPVRKRGQIGRLRATEALGGGGPWRFRHSRFKLIAHVKDDSGETNFLLFDANAQQIVRHSTAELYDEKEDEDFLPKAVSDLFGKRSSQYVVRLATDDREMVEEFADLPPKPVLMLESADDISSGSGGFTATPLSKRKSEQDEDSCLKDQHSVNKKLSQKKFKGE